A DNA window from Pseudarthrobacter sp. W1I19 contains the following coding sequences:
- a CDS encoding LysR family transcriptional regulator, which yields MTNNVLLSRLDLNLLISLDALITERSVTRAAERLHLSQPALSASLARLRSHFGDPILARRGNAYELTPFALRLAEHTTTALEAARRVFESQATWEPSESEREFSIYGSDYGFTTIGRVVSELAAERAPGVRFRFMLHNPMVVEDAANRLRSVDGMVIPHGFLSGLPYLDLWRDGWVAVVSTSNDAVGEKITMDNIAELPWVMTYQTRSASTSAERQIMQLGVEPRVDVVVESFQSLPHFVVGTNRIALIQAALIPFALRVGGVRILPLPFDATPLVNALWWHPVHNRDSEHEWMRGLFKEAADIVAAAAAKDAPQASA from the coding sequence CGGCTCCATCTGAGCCAGCCGGCGCTGAGCGCTTCGCTCGCGCGGCTCCGGTCCCATTTCGGCGATCCCATCCTGGCACGCCGCGGCAATGCCTATGAACTCACCCCCTTCGCGCTGCGGTTGGCTGAGCACACCACCACCGCGCTGGAGGCGGCACGGCGCGTCTTCGAGAGCCAGGCCACGTGGGAGCCCAGCGAATCCGAGCGGGAGTTCTCCATCTACGGCTCCGATTACGGATTTACCACCATTGGCCGCGTGGTTTCCGAGCTTGCTGCGGAGCGCGCGCCGGGCGTCCGGTTCCGGTTCATGCTGCACAACCCGATGGTGGTGGAAGATGCAGCCAACCGCCTCCGTTCCGTGGACGGCATGGTGATTCCGCACGGGTTCCTTTCCGGCCTTCCCTACCTGGACCTGTGGCGGGACGGCTGGGTGGCGGTGGTCTCTACCTCCAACGACGCCGTCGGCGAAAAAATCACCATGGACAACATTGCCGAACTTCCGTGGGTGATGACGTACCAGACCCGGTCCGCGTCAACCTCGGCGGAACGCCAGATCATGCAGCTCGGTGTTGAGCCGCGCGTGGACGTGGTGGTGGAGAGTTTCCAGTCCTTGCCGCATTTTGTGGTGGGAACCAACCGGATCGCGCTCATCCAGGCGGCGCTGATACCGTTCGCGCTGCGGGTGGGCGGCGTGCGGATCCTCCCGCTGCCCTTCGATGCCACACCGCTGGTGAACGCCCTCTGGTGGCATCCGGTGCACAACCGCGATTCGGAGCATGAGTGGATGCGTGGCCTGTTCAAGGAGGCTGCCGATATCGTCGCCGCCGCGGCCGCCAAGGACGCTCCTCAAGCCTCAGCTTAA
- a CDS encoding sugar phosphate isomerase/epimerase has protein sequence MALGGEHTVQLIGELRLPYMQIAPGQDGGPGMYVPNFVNQTLELTVTDKAAAAPVLRTAVTPPPPKAEDDPFSLGLTLYSASAEFRAGWYDFDGLLNRVAELGIGPGIEIVASQVLPTYPHVSDDFARSWQEAFDKHGFTASSFGANLDMGRRRDRDMTPDEEYEFTQTLFHGAKKLGFPLVRIQSAKPDLLRRLLPLAEDLELKLAYEIHAPLGPNSPEIMKVRDVYAELDSPLLGFVADFSSTMHSMSPTLLRAVRRAGLDDEAVQKLQAIWATDAPMRARQEEFIGYLRARDFDPARLGSFAHLAFNMHGHVSPTEWADIMPQIMHVHAKFYDIDEHGNEPAIDYPELVRVFVEGGYRGYWSSEWEGHAFAELGEVDPLLLVRKQHDLIRKSMRWALATA, from the coding sequence GTGGCCCTGGGCGGGGAGCACACCGTCCAACTCATCGGGGAGCTGCGCCTGCCTTACATGCAGATCGCCCCGGGCCAGGACGGCGGCCCCGGGATGTATGTCCCCAACTTCGTGAACCAGACGCTCGAGCTGACTGTCACGGACAAGGCCGCTGCGGCTCCTGTATTAAGGACGGCGGTCACCCCGCCTCCGCCAAAGGCTGAGGACGATCCGTTCTCGCTCGGGCTCACCCTGTATTCGGCCAGCGCCGAGTTCCGGGCCGGCTGGTACGACTTTGACGGCCTGCTGAACCGCGTGGCCGAGCTGGGCATCGGCCCCGGCATCGAGATCGTGGCCTCCCAGGTCCTGCCGACCTATCCGCACGTCTCGGATGACTTCGCCCGTTCCTGGCAGGAGGCCTTCGACAAGCATGGGTTCACCGCCAGCTCCTTCGGCGCCAACCTGGACATGGGCCGGCGCCGCGACCGGGATATGACACCCGACGAGGAATACGAGTTCACACAGACGCTCTTCCACGGTGCCAAGAAGCTCGGGTTCCCGCTGGTCCGCATCCAAAGCGCCAAGCCGGACCTGCTGCGACGGCTGCTGCCGCTCGCCGAGGACCTGGAGCTCAAGCTTGCCTACGAGATCCACGCACCACTGGGTCCCAACTCCCCGGAGATCATGAAGGTCCGCGACGTGTACGCGGAGCTCGATTCACCGCTGCTGGGTTTCGTGGCGGACTTCTCCTCCACCATGCACAGCATGTCTCCCACGCTCCTGCGCGCCGTCCGCCGTGCAGGGCTCGACGACGAAGCCGTCCAGAAGCTGCAGGCCATCTGGGCCACCGATGCCCCCATGCGCGCGCGGCAGGAGGAGTTCATCGGCTACCTGCGGGCACGCGACTTCGATCCTGCCCGCCTCGGTTCCTTCGCGCACCTGGCCTTCAACATGCACGGCCATGTCAGCCCGACGGAATGGGCGGACATCATGCCGCAGATCATGCACGTCCACGCCAAGTTCTACGACATCGATGAGCACGGCAACGAGCCCGCCATCGACTACCCGGAACTGGTCCGCGTGTTCGTGGAGGGCGGGTACCGCGGCTACTGGTCCAGCGAATGGGAGGGCCACGCCTTCGCCGAGCTTGGCGAGGTGGATCCGCTGCTGCTGGTCCGCAAACAGCACGACCTCATCCGCAAGAGCATGCGCTGGGCACTGGCGACAGCCTGA